One part of the Salmo salar chromosome ssa10, Ssal_v3.1, whole genome shotgun sequence genome encodes these proteins:
- the LOC123724386 gene encoding nicotinamide riboside kinase 2 isoform X1, translating to MKYVIGIGGVTNGGKTTLTNRLIKSLPNCCVVHQDDFFKLGVHVLQCSACNGICPYSDQPGLQQCFMVLFQKPDQIEVGEDGFRQWDVLTALDMDAMVNTIRGWSENPVKFAHSHGVNVSPSTEVADPEQQIHILIVEGFLLYNYKPLMDVYNKCYYISIPYEECKRRRSTRQYTVPDPPGLFEGHVWPMYLKHRNEMVKSSLDIAYLDGLKSEEGIYSQVYEDIQNTLLNCL from the exons ATGAAATACGTTATAGGAATTGGCGG tgTGACTAATGGTGGGAAAACCACTTTGACGAATAGGCTGATCAAGTCGCTACCTAACTGTTGTGTGGTGCATCAAGATGACTTTTTCAAG CTAGGTGTGCACGTCTTGCAGTGTTCCGCATGTAATGGGATCTGCCCGTATTCAGATCAGCCTGGCTTGCAGCAATGTTTTATGGTGTTATTTCAGAAACCTGATCAGATAGAAGTCGGGGAGGACGGCTTTAGACAGTGGGATG TGCTCACAGCGTTGGACATGGATGCCATGGTGAACACGATTCGAGGCTGGAGTGAGAACCCAGTGAAGTTTGCACACTCCCACGGTGTCAACGTGTCCCCTTCCACAGAGGTTGCCGACCCAGAGCAGCAGATCCACATTCTGATCGTAGAGGGCTTCCTTCTGTACAACTACAA ACCCCTGATGGACGTGTACAACAAGTGCTACTACATCTCCATTCCATACGAAGAGTGCAAAAGGAGGAGAAG TACAAGACAATACACTGTCCCTGACCCCCCTGGCCTGTTTGAAGGCCATGTGTGGCCCATGTACTTGAAGCACAGGAATGAGATGGTCAAGAGCTCTTTAGACATTG CGTATCTGGATGGCTTGAAATCAGAAGAAGGGATCTACAGCCAGGTGTATGAGGACATCCAGAATACACTGTTGAATTGTTTATAG
- the LOC123724386 gene encoding nicotinamide riboside kinase 2 isoform X2, producing MKYVIGIGGVTNGGKTTLTNRLIKSLPNCCVVHQDDFFKKPDQIEVGEDGFRQWDVLTALDMDAMVNTIRGWSENPVKFAHSHGVNVSPSTEVADPEQQIHILIVEGFLLYNYKPLMDVYNKCYYISIPYEECKRRRSTRQYTVPDPPGLFEGHVWPMYLKHRNEMVKSSLDIAYLDGLKSEEGIYSQVYEDIQNTLLNCL from the exons ATGAAATACGTTATAGGAATTGGCGG tgTGACTAATGGTGGGAAAACCACTTTGACGAATAGGCTGATCAAGTCGCTACCTAACTGTTGTGTGGTGCATCAAGATGACTTTTTCAAG AAACCTGATCAGATAGAAGTCGGGGAGGACGGCTTTAGACAGTGGGATG TGCTCACAGCGTTGGACATGGATGCCATGGTGAACACGATTCGAGGCTGGAGTGAGAACCCAGTGAAGTTTGCACACTCCCACGGTGTCAACGTGTCCCCTTCCACAGAGGTTGCCGACCCAGAGCAGCAGATCCACATTCTGATCGTAGAGGGCTTCCTTCTGTACAACTACAA ACCCCTGATGGACGTGTACAACAAGTGCTACTACATCTCCATTCCATACGAAGAGTGCAAAAGGAGGAGAAG TACAAGACAATACACTGTCCCTGACCCCCCTGGCCTGTTTGAAGGCCATGTGTGGCCCATGTACTTGAAGCACAGGAATGAGATGGTCAAGAGCTCTTTAGACATTG CGTATCTGGATGGCTTGAAATCAGAAGAAGGGATCTACAGCCAGGTGTATGAGGACATCCAGAATACACTGTTGAATTGTTTATAG
- the LOC123724386 gene encoding nicotinamide riboside kinase 2 isoform X3, with translation MDAMVNTIRGWSENPVKFAHSHGVNVSPSTEVADPEQQIHILIVEGFLLYNYKPLMDVYNKCYYISIPYEECKRRRSTRQYTVPDPPGLFEGHVWPMYLKHRNEMVKSSLDIAYLDGLKSEEGIYSQVYEDIQNTLLNCL, from the exons ATGGATGCCATGGTGAACACGATTCGAGGCTGGAGTGAGAACCCAGTGAAGTTTGCACACTCCCACGGTGTCAACGTGTCCCCTTCCACAGAGGTTGCCGACCCAGAGCAGCAGATCCACATTCTGATCGTAGAGGGCTTCCTTCTGTACAACTACAA ACCCCTGATGGACGTGTACAACAAGTGCTACTACATCTCCATTCCATACGAAGAGTGCAAAAGGAGGAGAAG TACAAGACAATACACTGTCCCTGACCCCCCTGGCCTGTTTGAAGGCCATGTGTGGCCCATGTACTTGAAGCACAGGAATGAGATGGTCAAGAGCTCTTTAGACATTG CGTATCTGGATGGCTTGAAATCAGAAGAAGGGATCTACAGCCAGGTGTATGAGGACATCCAGAATACACTGTTGAATTGTTTATAG